A genomic region of Candidatus Cloacimonadota bacterium contains the following coding sequences:
- a CDS encoding TldD/PmbA family protein, with protein sequence MKYLDLAMNAAERLGAEYADIRVQKTTDVVIYLQNLSLKNTSNEVLYGYGIRFFRDGAWGFAHSNVFSDEAVLKTVSRAAEIAALSASVNKDKKLRLAPERSYIAKYETPVKIDPRDVPMKEKVELMLEVNRTMLAFEGVKRAMFYLVMHRDDKFFGSTLGTRLELNTQWITPMITATAVYEGDSQSRSFNEGGKATGWEWIESLNLTEKAKQIAEEALIKVKAEPLGPEARRTLILDPVHLGLTMHESVGHATELDRVLGWEADYAGISFATPEKLKNYRYGSEIVNFVGDNTLNEGLATLGFDDDGVPGQKWHIIKDGILNEYGSTRDTAMEIGLEYSRGCNRATYYSDQPINRIPNLYLLPGTRELSPAELIADTEDGIYIQGQGSFSIDQHRVNFQFGGDFFWEIKNGKLFRPVKKVIYKSCNPEFWNSCDAICDERYWRPFGVINCGKGQPSQSARMTHGAATARFRNIRVGGSQ encoded by the coding sequence ATGAAGTATCTCGATCTGGCCATGAACGCGGCGGAGCGGCTCGGCGCTGAATATGCCGACATCCGCGTTCAGAAGACCACCGATGTGGTGATCTATCTGCAGAACCTGAGCCTTAAAAACACGTCCAACGAAGTTCTTTACGGCTACGGGATCCGCTTTTTCAGGGATGGGGCCTGGGGCTTCGCCCATTCCAACGTTTTCAGCGATGAGGCTGTTTTGAAGACGGTGAGCCGCGCCGCGGAAATCGCCGCCCTCTCAGCCTCGGTGAACAAGGACAAGAAGCTGCGCCTGGCCCCGGAACGCAGCTATATCGCCAAATACGAGACCCCGGTGAAGATCGATCCCCGCGACGTGCCGATGAAGGAAAAGGTGGAGCTGATGCTGGAGGTGAACCGCACCATGCTGGCCTTTGAAGGCGTGAAACGCGCGATGTTCTATCTGGTGATGCACAGGGATGATAAGTTCTTTGGCTCCACCCTGGGCACCCGCCTGGAGCTGAACACGCAGTGGATAACGCCAATGATAACCGCCACGGCGGTTTACGAAGGCGACAGCCAGAGCCGCAGCTTCAACGAAGGCGGCAAAGCCACCGGCTGGGAATGGATCGAAAGCCTGAACCTGACGGAAAAAGCGAAGCAGATCGCCGAAGAGGCCCTGATCAAGGTGAAAGCCGAACCTTTGGGCCCGGAAGCGCGGCGCACGCTGATCCTGGACCCCGTCCACCTGGGCCTTACCATGCACGAAAGCGTGGGACACGCCACAGAACTGGACCGCGTTTTGGGTTGGGAAGCTGACTATGCCGGAATCTCCTTTGCCACTCCGGAAAAGCTGAAAAACTACCGCTACGGCAGCGAGATCGTAAATTTCGTGGGCGACAACACCCTCAACGAAGGGCTGGCCACGCTTGGATTTGACGACGACGGCGTCCCCGGCCAGAAATGGCACATCATCAAAGACGGCATCCTGAACGAATATGGCAGCACCCGCGACACCGCGATGGAAATAGGTTTGGAGTATTCCCGCGGCTGCAACCGCGCCACTTATTATTCTGATCAGCCCATCAACCGCATCCCCAACCTCTATCTGCTGCCCGGCACCAGGGAACTCAGCCCGGCCGAGCTGATCGCCGATACCGAGGACGGAATTTACATCCAGGGCCAGGGCAGCTTTTCCATCGACCAGCACCGGGTCAATTTTCAGTTCGGCGGCGATTTCTTCTGGGAAATCAAGAACGGCAAGCTGTTCCGTCCTGTCAAGAAAGTGATTTACAAATCCTGCAACCCGGAATTCTGGAACAGTTGTGACGCCATCTGCGACGAACGCTACTGGCGGCCTTTCGGAGTTATCAACTGCGGCAAGGGCCAGCCCAGCCAGTCGGCGCGCATGACGCACGGCGCCGCGACCGCCAGATTCCGTAACATCCGCGTGGGAGGTTCACAATGA